The Cohnella abietis genome has a segment encoding these proteins:
- a CDS encoding aldo/keto reductase, with product MGLGTVQFGMDYGISNQTGQTALEEAKEILETARRSGISIIDTAASYGKSEEVLGLLLPKEHSFRITTKLPGLVPANGGDFDSEEVVRLMEGSLLRLKQRSVYALILHRADDLLTPYGEMIMRGLQKCKRMGFTEKIGVSIYAEDQIEELISRFPIDLIQAPVNLFDQRLIHNGFLKRCKQQGIEVHARSVFLQGLLCMEPLELPSYFLPYAAQINKFRSYISERGISPIGAALSFVNDIPEVDAFVCGVNRQEQLQQLVSLLRQPTKWLDYSQFAATDPAFLNPSQWKIS from the coding sequence ATGGGGCTTGGAACCGTTCAATTCGGCATGGATTACGGCATTTCAAATCAAACAGGGCAAACGGCTCTAGAGGAAGCAAAGGAGATTCTTGAAACGGCGAGGCGTAGCGGAATATCCATCATTGATACGGCAGCCTCGTACGGCAAAAGTGAGGAAGTACTCGGCTTGCTGCTGCCCAAAGAGCATTCTTTTCGGATAACGACAAAGCTACCTGGGCTTGTACCAGCAAACGGAGGTGATTTCGATTCGGAAGAGGTCGTAAGACTGATGGAAGGGTCACTGTTACGCCTTAAGCAGAGGAGTGTCTATGCACTTATATTACATCGAGCGGATGATCTTCTTACTCCTTACGGTGAAATGATTATGAGAGGGCTACAAAAGTGTAAACGAATGGGCTTCACTGAGAAGATTGGTGTTTCCATCTATGCAGAGGATCAAATAGAAGAGCTGATTAGCCGATTCCCAATTGATTTAATCCAGGCGCCAGTCAATCTGTTCGATCAGCGACTCATCCACAATGGGTTTCTAAAGCGCTGTAAGCAGCAAGGAATTGAGGTGCACGCTAGATCGGTGTTTCTACAGGGCCTACTGTGTATGGAGCCGTTGGAATTGCCGAGTTATTTTCTACCTTATGCTGCACAAATAAATAAATTTAGAAGCTACATATCCGAGAGGGGAATAAGTCCCATCGGGGCAGCATTGTCCTTCGTTAACGACATTCCGGAAGTCGATGCTTTCGTGTGTGGGGTTAACCGTCAAGAGCAGCTACAGCAGCTCGTATCCCTATTACGTCAGCCGACGAAATGGCTTGATTATTCGCAATTTGCCGCTACTGATCCGGCGTTCCTTAATCCATCCCAATGGAAAATAAGCTAG
- a CDS encoding cytidylyltransferase domain-containing protein, with protein MEKLKVVAIIQARMGSSRLPGKVLRLLDGITVLELIVERLSECRTLHEIVVATSVSEKDDAVAKEMERLNIAVFRGDEKDVLDRYYRAATLTKADAVLRITGDCPLIDPEVVDAVVESFVKRYPSLQYSSNIHPPTFPDGLDVEVFSYEALEQAWKEATSPFEREHVTPYIHSKPHMFAKANVGSSEDYSRLRWTLDEEEDYLFLSALIDKAREWGINPRLATLEHWIHILEQYPQLTELNSGIVRNAGSAITK; from the coding sequence GTGGAAAAATTGAAGGTCGTTGCTATCATTCAAGCACGTATGGGATCATCCCGATTGCCGGGGAAAGTATTGCGGTTATTAGACGGAATAACAGTGCTGGAGCTTATTGTTGAGCGCCTCTCAGAATGTCGTACCTTGCATGAGATTGTCGTGGCGACAAGTGTGTCAGAGAAAGACGATGCGGTAGCGAAGGAAATGGAACGCCTTAACATTGCAGTATTTCGTGGCGATGAGAAGGATGTGCTAGACCGATATTATCGGGCAGCTACCCTTACGAAGGCGGATGCTGTGCTACGAATTACCGGAGATTGTCCGTTAATTGACCCGGAGGTTGTCGACGCCGTTGTTGAAAGCTTCGTCAAGCGATATCCGAGTCTACAATATAGCTCTAATATTCACCCGCCAACCTTTCCAGATGGTCTTGATGTGGAAGTGTTTTCTTATGAAGCCTTGGAGCAAGCATGGAAGGAGGCTACATCCCCTTTTGAGAGAGAGCATGTTACGCCATACATTCACTCCAAGCCACATATGTTCGCAAAAGCAAATGTCGGATCTTCAGAAGATTATTCTAGGTTGAGATGGACATTGGACGAGGAAGAGGATTACTTATTTCTGTCCGCTCTCATAGATAAAGCACGTGAATGGGGAATCAATCCGCGCTTGGCTACGTTAGAGCATTGGATACATATTTTGGAGCAATATCCGCAGCTTACTGAATTAAATAGCGGAATTGTTCGTAATGCGGGCTCTGCGATTACAAAGTGA
- a CDS encoding aminotransferase class III-fold pyridoxal phosphate-dependent enzyme, protein MSIRYAQSEQLLNRALNTIPLGSQTFSKSKTHYPLEVSPYFIERGHGSHVWDADGNEYIDFVNSLGAVTLGYVDPYVDAQVRSQMDNGVSFSLPHKLEMLVAEKLVELIPCAEMVRFGKNGSDATAGAIRLARAYTGREHVAVCGYHGWQDWYIGSTARHLGVPKAVRDLTHTFTYNRLDTLEKLFAEHPGQIAAVMLEPMSMTPPEVGFLEGVQRICRDNGTVLIFDETITGFRFHLGGAQSSFGVTPDLATFGKGMANGYPISAIVGKKEIMKLMEDIFFSFTFGGETLSLAAALATITKMEVEPVIQTLHGQGRKVMEGITQLIETYQLNQVLSVGGSPTWSFLVVQDLPQYSSWIIKTYYLQEMLARGILTVGSHNMSFSHSDIDITRLLVAYDEVLRGLQAALKEGDLEQRLHCKPLEPLFKIRG, encoded by the coding sequence ATGTCCATTCGTTATGCTCAGTCTGAACAACTATTAAATAGAGCTTTGAACACCATTCCGCTAGGTAGCCAAACCTTCAGTAAGAGCAAGACCCATTACCCGCTCGAGGTTTCCCCTTACTTCATAGAGAGAGGACACGGCAGTCATGTATGGGATGCGGACGGAAACGAATATATTGATTTTGTTAATAGTCTAGGCGCAGTTACGTTAGGCTATGTTGATCCTTATGTGGATGCCCAAGTGCGAAGCCAGATGGATAACGGAGTTTCCTTCAGCCTACCTCATAAGCTGGAAATGCTAGTAGCGGAAAAGCTAGTTGAGCTTATCCCATGCGCGGAGATGGTGCGATTCGGCAAGAATGGCTCGGATGCGACTGCAGGAGCGATACGACTGGCAAGGGCGTATACCGGGAGAGAGCATGTCGCCGTATGCGGTTATCATGGTTGGCAGGACTGGTACATTGGATCGACCGCACGGCATTTGGGAGTCCCGAAGGCAGTAAGGGATTTGACGCATACTTTTACTTATAATCGCTTGGACACTTTAGAAAAGCTATTCGCAGAGCATCCCGGTCAAATCGCCGCTGTCATGCTGGAGCCAATGAGTATGACGCCACCTGAGGTCGGATTTCTGGAAGGTGTACAACGGATATGTCGGGATAACGGAACGGTGCTTATTTTCGATGAGACGATTACAGGGTTTCGATTTCATCTGGGTGGAGCGCAGAGTAGCTTCGGGGTAACACCTGACTTAGCGACTTTCGGTAAAGGCATGGCTAACGGGTACCCGATCTCGGCAATCGTGGGCAAGAAGGAAATCATGAAGCTAATGGAAGATATTTTCTTCTCCTTCACATTCGGTGGGGAAACACTGTCTCTCGCTGCGGCTTTAGCTACTATAACTAAGATGGAAGTGGAGCCGGTTATTCAGACGCTTCATGGTCAGGGTCGCAAGGTAATGGAAGGGATCACACAATTAATAGAGACGTATCAATTAAATCAGGTATTATCTGTGGGGGGAAGCCCAACCTGGTCATTTTTGGTCGTTCAGGATTTGCCACAATATAGCTCGTGGATAATTAAGACCTATTATTTGCAAGAAATGCTGGCGCGTGGAATATTAACGGTTGGCTCCCATAATATGAGCTTTTCCCACTCTGATATAGATATTACAAGATTACTAGTGGCTTACGATGAAGTGCTGAGAGGACTACAAGCTGCATTAAAAGAAGGGGATTTGGAGCAGAGGCTGCACTGCAAACCGCTGGAACCTTTATTCAAAATAAGAGGATAG
- the pseB gene encoding UDP-N-acetylglucosamine 4,6-dehydratase (inverting): MDFNGKVVLVTGGTGSFGKKFVRKMLEMDVRKVIVLSRDELKQYEMSQEFTDPRMRFFIGDVRDLERLNRAFDGVDIVVHAAALKHVTACEYNPFEAVRTNILGAQNVIDAAINRGVKRVIALSTDKAANPINLYGATKLASDKLFVAANSYVGEIQTRFSVVRYGNVVGSRGSVIPFFHKLRDTGRLPITDERMTRFWITLDQGVQFVQDCLVRMKGGEIFVPKIPSVKIVDLARVIAPNCRMDYVGIRPGEKLHEAMITEDDARKTVEFDQYFVIKPEYPVWLDEHEADFYGGTPLHERFSYSSHTNSHWLSDEEIRMYLGEYA; encoded by the coding sequence ATGGACTTCAATGGGAAAGTCGTTCTAGTAACAGGAGGAACGGGGTCTTTCGGTAAAAAATTCGTTCGCAAAATGCTGGAAATGGACGTTCGAAAGGTTATTGTCCTCAGTAGGGATGAGTTAAAGCAATACGAAATGAGCCAGGAATTCACTGATCCTAGAATGAGGTTTTTCATAGGAGATGTGAGGGATCTGGAGCGGTTAAATCGGGCATTCGATGGTGTCGATATTGTCGTTCATGCAGCAGCGCTTAAGCATGTTACGGCTTGTGAATATAATCCTTTTGAAGCGGTTCGCACGAATATTCTTGGTGCGCAGAATGTCATCGATGCGGCCATTAACCGCGGTGTAAAGCGTGTTATTGCGCTAAGCACGGATAAGGCGGCTAATCCCATTAATCTGTATGGAGCGACAAAGCTCGCCTCGGACAAGCTTTTTGTTGCAGCCAATTCATATGTAGGAGAAATTCAAACAAGATTCTCTGTCGTAAGATATGGCAATGTCGTTGGAAGCAGAGGAAGTGTTATTCCATTTTTCCATAAGCTTAGAGATACAGGGAGATTGCCCATTACCGACGAGAGAATGACACGCTTCTGGATTACGCTCGATCAAGGAGTACAGTTCGTTCAGGATTGTCTAGTTCGAATGAAGGGCGGAGAAATATTCGTTCCGAAAATCCCCAGTGTAAAAATCGTTGATCTAGCGCGCGTTATTGCCCCGAATTGCCGGATGGACTATGTAGGTATTCGTCCAGGCGAGAAGCTGCATGAAGCGATGATTACAGAGGATGATGCTCGTAAAACCGTCGAATTCGATCAATATTTCGTCATCAAGCCGGAATATCCGGTTTGGTTAGATGAGCATGAGGCCGATTTCTACGGGGGAACACCTTTACACGAAAGATTCAGCTACAGCAGTCATACGAATAGCCATTGGTTATCGGATGAAGAGATCAGGATGTACCTAGGTGAATATGCATGA